A single region of the Erythrobacter sp. genome encodes:
- the argB gene encoding acetylglutamate kinase: MMSANGENAGDLARGLSKAEVLIEALPYFQRYAGRTFVVKYGGHAMGEPEAARDFAEDIVLLKAVGINPVVVHGGGPQIGEMLRRLGVESTFIDGLRVTDEATAKIAEMVLSGAINKELVGWLAGAGGKAIGLSGKDGGLVTARKVERTTKDPESLIESVVDLGFVGEPESVDTSVIDTAVAAGMIPVIAPIAPGADGATYNINADTMAGAIAAALGAARLFLLTDVAGVLDAEGKLLSDLTPADIARLSEEGVIKGGMVPKLETCVAAVESGCEAAVVLDGRVPHAMLLEFFTARGAGTLVRAGSNP; the protein is encoded by the coding sequence ATGATGAGCGCGAACGGGGAAAACGCGGGCGACCTCGCCCGGGGCCTGTCCAAGGCCGAGGTGCTGATCGAGGCCCTGCCCTATTTCCAGCGCTATGCCGGGCGCACCTTCGTCGTGAAATACGGCGGGCACGCGATGGGCGAGCCGGAGGCCGCGCGCGACTTCGCCGAGGACATCGTGCTGTTGAAGGCGGTCGGCATCAACCCGGTCGTGGTCCACGGCGGCGGCCCGCAGATCGGCGAGATGCTGCGGCGGCTGGGGGTGGAAAGCACCTTCATCGACGGGCTGCGCGTCACCGACGAGGCGACCGCGAAGATCGCCGAAATGGTCCTGTCGGGGGCTATCAACAAGGAACTGGTCGGCTGGCTCGCCGGGGCGGGCGGCAAAGCGATCGGCCTGTCGGGCAAGGACGGCGGGCTCGTCACCGCAAGGAAAGTCGAGCGCACCACCAAGGATCCCGAAAGCCTGATCGAGAGCGTGGTCGACCTCGGCTTCGTGGGCGAGCCGGAAAGCGTAGATACCAGCGTGATCGACACCGCGGTCGCCGCAGGGATGATCCCGGTGATCGCCCCCATCGCGCCGGGAGCGGACGGGGCGACCTACAACATCAACGCGGACACGATGGCGGGCGCTATCGCGGCGGCGCTGGGGGCGGCGCGGCTGTTCCTGCTGACCGACGTTGCGGGCGTGCTCGATGCGGAAGGCAAGCTCCTGTCCGACCTTACCCCGGCCGACATCGCGCGGCTCAGCGAGGAAGGGGTCATAAAGGGCGGCATGGTACCCAAGCTCGAAACCTGCGTCGCGGCGGTCGAATCGGGCTGCGAGGCGGCGGTGGTGCTCGACGGGCGGGTGCCGCACGCGATGCTTCTCGAATTCTTCACCGCGCGCGGTGCGGGAACGCTGGTGCGCGCCGGGAGCAATCCCTAG
- a CDS encoding YggT family protein, with product MQALFTLYQIVDVLVGVLVMLIIIQFVIGLLFAFNVVSPSNQFLMAFYTSINSLLDPILRPIRRIMPDTGTIDFSPLVLILGLQIFLIILDGLIRSAY from the coding sequence ATGCAAGCATTGTTCACACTCTACCAGATCGTCGACGTCCTCGTTGGCGTACTGGTCATGCTCATCATCATCCAGTTCGTGATCGGGCTGCTCTTCGCCTTCAACGTGGTGAGCCCGTCCAACCAGTTCCTGATGGCGTTCTACACTTCGATCAACAGCCTGCTCGATCCGATATTGCGCCCCATCCGGCGGATCATGCCGGACACGGGGACGATCGACTTCTCGCCCCTGGTGCTGATCCTCGGCTTGCAGATTTTCCTCATCATCCTCGATGGCCTCATCCGAAGCGCCTACTGA